From Pelmatolapia mariae isolate MD_Pm_ZW linkage group LG1, Pm_UMD_F_2, whole genome shotgun sequence, one genomic window encodes:
- the fibinb gene encoding fin bud initiation factor — protein MALFHLLLFAGLSLSVYGGFYQGPLHPEMSNGTFHHYFVPDGDYEDNDDPEKCQMLFKMKDERKCSLGEDQDAVIRDDFTIIKRQIEDSARVLEGIGKSISYDLDGEDSYGKYLRRETTQINEAFTNSEKSLLELEVKFKQSQESELKEEHRLNDDFLNMIVHTRDVLKETLDISLGLKDKHELLSLIIRSHGTRLSRLKNEYLKF, from the coding sequence ATGGCTCTTTTTCACTTGCTCCTCTTTGCCGGGTTATCACTGTCGGTGTATGGAGGCTTTTACCAGGGACCTTTACATCCGGAGATGTCTAATGGCACTTTCCATCATTATTTCGTGCCGGACGGCGACTACGAGGACAACGACGACCCGGAGAAGTGCCagatgctttttaaaatgaaagacgAGCGAAAGTGCAGCCTCGGTGAGGACCAGGACGCCGTCATACGGGATGATTTCACTATCATCAAGAGGCAGATCGAGGACTCtgccagggtgctggagggGATCGGGAAAAGCATCTCATACGACCTGGACGGAGAGGACAGCTACGGGAAGTATTTGCGGAGGGAGACAACCCAGATAAACGAGGCGTTTACAAACTCGGAGAAATCTCTGCTGGAGCTCGAGGTGAAATTCAAACAGAGCCAGGAGAGTGAGCTGAAGGAGGAGCACCGGCTCAATGACGACTTTCTTAACATGATAGTGCACACGCGGGACGTCCTGAAGGAGACGTTGGACATTTCTCTGGGCCTGAAGGACAAGCACGAGCTCCTGTCTTTGATCATCCGCAGCCACGGCACGAGACTGAGCAGACTGAAGAACGAGTACCTCAAGTTCTGA